The genome window AGTAAGAAACGTTTCAAAAGAAGAGAAACCTGAAGAAAAGACCTCAACGAAAAggagagtcaatagtactaaaaaaaaaagaagtaagaAACGTTTCAAAAGAAGAGAAACATGAAGAAAAGACCTCAACGAAAAGGGAATATCATATTGATTTGTTGATGCATCCATCTCCCCTGCCAGACCAATATATATAGGAGACTAACCTTATTTAATTGGTAGCAATAAATGTTTCCGGATTCTATTGTTTGAAATGAACGACATAAATGAAGAAATCGGGTTGTAATAATTTCGAAAGTTGACTGTCAGAAAACATTTTACGCAAATGTGAACAAGAGTAGAATTAGTCAAAGCACAGAATCCAAAGTTGAAAAATTTATTAGTATTGCGTGTTAAGAAAGCACCGTCACTTGAAATCAATATGTTGCAGGTTCAAGTTAGTTGGGGATATGTCTTTCAGAATTCttgtatttcatttttctttctagTGAGGCAAAAAATAGTTATCTAGTTTGAACCATATAGTGTGTCTTCTACTATTTTTACATTCTAATGACTTGATACATTAAGGGGACATGGTTATTTAGGAAGTTAATTGCTAcgattataaaaaattctaaagttGACTGTCAGAAAACCTTCACGCAAGTGTGAACAAGAGTAAAATTAGTCAAAGCACAGAATCTAAATCTGAAAAAATTTATTAGTGTTATGTGTTAAGAAAGCACCGTTACTTGAAACCAATAGGTTTGCAGGTTCAAGTTAGTTGGGGATATTTTTAAGAATTCTTGTATTGCATTTTCCTTTCTATTGAAGCCAAAAATAGCTATCTAGTTTGAACCATATAGTGTGTGTTCTACTGTTTTTGCAGTCTAATGCCTTGATTATTGAGGGGACATGGTTATTTAGGAAGTTGCTACGATTGTAAAAAATTCTAAAGCTGTCTCTCAGAAAACTTTTACGCAAGTGTGAACAAGAGTAAAATTAGTCAAAGCAcataattcaaatttgaaaaatttactAGTGTTGTGTGTTAAGAAAGCACcgttactttttcttttcttttcttttcttttttggaaaaaaaaagaagaagaagtaataGATTGAGGGGACATGGTTATTTAGGAAATTGCTACGATTGTAATAAATTCTAAAGTTGACTGTCAGAAAACTTGTACACAAGTGTGAACAAGAGTAAAATTAGTCCAAGCACAGAATACAAATCTGAAAAAATTTATTAGTGTTGTGTGTTAAGAAAGCACCATTACTTGAAACCAATAGGTTTGCAGGTTCAAGTTAGTTGGGGATATTTTTAAGAATTCTTGTATTGCATTTTCCTTTCTATTGATGCCAAAAATAGCTATCTAGTTTGAACCATATAGTGTGTTCTACTGTTTTTGCAGTCTAATGCCTTGATCATTGAGGGGACATGGTTATTTAGGAAGTTGCTACGATTGTAAAAAATTCTAAAGCTGTCTGTCAGAAAACTTTTACGCAAGTGTGAACAAGAGTAAAATTAGTCAAAGCACATAatccaaatttgaaaaatttactAGTGTTGTGTGTTAAGAAAGCACcgttactttttcttttcttttcttttttttttttttgaaaaaaaaaaggaaaaaaaataagtaatagATTGAGGGGACATGGTTATTTAGGAAATTGCTACGATTGTAATAAATTCTAAAGTTGACTGTCAGAAAACCTTTACGCAAGTGTGAACAAGAGTAAAATTAGTCAAAGCACAGAATCcaaatctaaaaaatttattagtGTTGCGTGTTAAGAAAGCACGTCGCTTGAAACCAATAGGTTGCAGGTTCAAGTTAGTTGGGGACATGACTTTAAGAATTCTTGTATTGCATTTTCCTTTCTACTGAGGCCAAAAATAGCTATCTAGTTTGAACCATATAGTGTGTGTTCTACtgtttttttcattctaatgaCTTGATACATTGAGGGGACATGGTCATTTAGGAAGTTGCTACAATTGTAATAAATTCTAAAGTTGACTGTCAGAAAACATTTACGCAAGTGTGAACAAGATGAAATTAGTCCAAGCACAGAATTCAAATCTGAAAAATTTATTAGTGTTGCGTGTTAAGAAAGCACCGTCACTTGAAACCAATAGGTAGTAAGTTCAAGTCAGTTGGGGATATGACTTTAAGAATTCTTGTATTGCATTTTCCTTTCTAGTGAGGCCAAAAATGGCTATCTAGTTTAAACCATATAGCGTGTGTTCTACTGTTTTTGCATTCTAATGACTTAATATATTGAGGGGACTAGTTATTTAGGAAGTTGCTACGATTGTAATAAATTCTAAAGTTGTCTATCAGAAAACCTTTACACAAGTGTGCACAAGAGCGAAATTAGTCAAAGCACTGAAAAATTTATTAGTGTTGCGTGTTAAGAAAGTATCGTCACTTGAAATCAATAGGTTTTAGGTTCAAGTCAATTGGAGATATGTCATTcttgtattatattttcctttgtaGTGGGGCAAAAAATAACTTTCTAGTTTGAACTCATTTTGACTCAAAATGTGACTAGgccaaaaatgttttaatttagtttttcacATTTTGAccaaaatttgtgtaatttgaacttgaaacacgtttttaaatttttgattaattaCGAACGACTTAAAACATTTTTAGAAACATTTATTTTAGGAATTTGAGAAACatttattttaggaaaataGTCAAATTGACCTCTAAGTCAACTAGATAACGCAATTAGTTTccctaaataaaaataaataaataaataaatttattagcAGCAATTAGTTTccctaaataaaaataaataaataaataaatttattagcAGCTAAATCTTTGCGGTTTTGACACAtgtcctttttattttatttttaaaaaaatattttatttatttattattaaaattaaaaatattattaaaaaaaacagttaTCGATATTGTTAGCTATTGGATAATGGACAGCTATGTGAAGTTGTGTGGGATCCCTTCTGGACAATAGTTATTTTCATTTCTAACTATTCCAGTTTTGCTATTTTGTCCTTAAAACTTTTATCCATGTTATCCTTTTCATCCctaaattttgggaatttttatttttcatacttaattcttaattattatacattttgCACACTAACTATGAACAAAAATAGTACTgtaattactaaaataataaggaaTGAAGAGAGCaacctaaataaaaaatttaaagatgATGCATAAGCGCATACAAGAATtacagaggaaaaaaaaaacaattacccAATAACTCAGAATGGAAATTGTCCTTCCAAAAAGAAACGTAGAGAAGTATCATTTACCGTAGAAAGAATAGGTACAACAAATTTTTTTCCCCAAAATTTATGCAAATTTTCAATCACACTTctttcatataataatttacatttacatAACCCTCAAACTTACCAAGAATCAACCCAAGGTAATAATGCAAGATGACTGGAACCACATCAATAAAGCTGAGACATAGGAACCCTCAAACTGTATGGGAACGACATGTTTTCAACCTGAACATAGTGAAGAATAACACAACCACTAAAATTTGGGGCTATACGAATCCTACAACATATACTGCAAATATTGGGCTATATGAATCCTGCAACATATCTGTATAAAACACAAGATCGGGTTCCACTTGAAACAAATCATCATTGTTCAATTAAATAACATATGTACCAAAAGATCACCTCAACAAAGAACTTTGGAATTCTGCAAGGAACCaaaaaaaatagcatatatcacttgagaccaaaaaaaaaccaaaaaaaaaaaaaaaaaaaaaaaaaaaaaaaaaaaaaaaaaaNNNNNNNNNNNNNNNNNNNNNNNNNNNNNNNNNNNNNNNNNNNNNNNNNNNNNNNNNNNNNNNNNNNNNNNNNNNNNNNNNNNNNNNNNNNNNNNNNNNNNNNNNNNNNNNNNNNNNNNNNNNNNNNNNNNNNNNNNNNNNNNNNNNNNNNNNNNNNNNNNNNNNNNNNNNNNNNNNNNNNNNNNNNNNNNNNNNNNNNNNNNNNNNNNNNNNNNNNNNNNNNNNNNNNNNNNNNNNNNNNNNNNNNNNNNNNNNNNNNNNNNNNNNNNNNNNNNNNNNNNNNNNNNNNNNNNNNNNNNNNNNNNNNNNNNNNNNNNNNNNNNNNNNNNNNNNNNNNNNNNNNNNNNNNNNNNNNNNNNNNNNNNNNNNNNNNNNNNNNNNNNNNNNNNNNNNNNNNNNNNNNNNNNNNNNNNNNNNNNNNNNNNNNNNNNNNNNNNNNNNNNNNNNNNNNNNNNNNNNNNNNNNNNNNNNNNNNNNNNNNNNNNNNNNNNNNNNNaaaaaaaaaaaaaaacaaaacaaaaaaacaaagcaGTAGTAGATCAGGGCATGTATGGGATAAGCCTGAAAAGGTGGCATTTCTCAGTCAGATCCAACTGAATGACTCAAATTTGCGTGTGAACGTCAACACATTTTAGAGTTAAGAACATGCATAGTAAATCACAAGGTAAGAAAGTTTTCCCAGTGCTACGACATTTTTAAGAAGCATTACAGAACTATATACCAGATATCAGATGGAGAAGAATACCTGGAGACAGCACAGTCCAACTCCCAATGTAGTAGTCATCCACATGACAAGCCCATTTACAAGTTTTTACGTCCAACCTGTGTCCACATCAACTTATAATACAAATCCCTCAAGAAACAATTACTGACAAGAGGGTTCTGCATGAATGGAGGAGTTATTTTATTGAAAACTTAACTTATATACAGAGATGTCCCCTGGCCTGTATTGCTAAAACCAAAATACAGCTTTTTTCTAAGACACTATAACTAAGATACTAGCTTTGATGTTGTACAAAAAGATCTTTACAGTCGAAGTCATAAACTTAAGGAACAAACCCATAGGATTTGAAGGGTTCACTCAAAGTGGACTTGCGCACGATTGTTTAAAAGAATGTATACCCCTAATAATGGATGTAACAGTCGCATGACCCACGTGTATCTGGGCATTCTCAACAACAACGAGGTTTCTTCTGTGAGCATATAATGAACAGGAATATACAACAAATGCAACTTCAAACTATCATATTCAAGTCTGAGAGATCATCCATTGGAATCTCAAGTCCCATAAAATCATGatcttgtaatccatcatcatCAAAGTTCAACCAAGATCCTATATCCTGTCCCTGGCCACCAAGATCATCAGGAACACCTAAAACATCCATTCCGGGTAGTTGTAATCCAGATAAATCAATGGGGTCCTCCAATTCTTCAGAGTTACTGTCATTCTTATCCTTGGGAGTGCCATTTGAGCTAAACTCACTTGCTTTTGCTATTGAAGGCCCTGTTGGCTTGGATTGCTCCGGTATCTTGCCAACCAGACCATTGAGAGAAGTAGAGAGCTGAGTAGTTTTCTGCTTGGGTTTTGCTTTAGGCTTCCTTTCTCCCTTAACATTGCCCGATGCAGGCCGACCAATTTTAGTAGATCCATTTCTGGATAGCACCTCTCTATTATTTCCTTTTCCTTCCCTGTCCCTCTcacttctttttccttttgcaGTGCTTGAAAGTGAGCTCCCTATGCCTGATGTACCAATCTTATTTCCAACATCATCAAGAAACAACTCTCTTCTCTTGACCCTATTCACCTCAAAAGCTACATTACCTTCAGCAAATATTTCCTGGTTTGAGGACGGGCTCTGCTGTTTGCCCAAAGAAGCTGcaaatgaaataaattggcGTTGTTAATAGGAACTATGGGTTAAGCattctctccctctccctcccccccccccccccccccccccccNNNNNNNNNNNNNNNNNNNNNNNNNNNNNNNNNNNNNNNNNNNNNNNNNNNNNNNNNNNNNNNNNNNNNNNNNNNNNNNNNNNNNNNNNNNNNNNNNNNNNNNNNNNNNNNNNNNNNNNNNNNNNNNNNNNNNNNNNNNNNNNNNNNNNNNNNNNNNNNNNNNNNNNNNNNNNNNNNNNNNNNNNNNNNNNNNNNNNNNNNNNNNNNNNNNNNNNNNNNNNNNNNNNNNNNNNNNNNNNNNNNNNNNNNNNNNNNNNNNNNNNNNNNNNNNNNNNNNNNNNNNNNNNNNNNNNNNNNNNNNNNNNNNNNNNNNNNNNNNNNNNNNNNNNNNNNNNNNNNNNNNNNNNNNNNNNNNNNNNNNNNNNNcttttccccccccccccccccccccccccccacagtTTATCTCACACAAATACACATTCTGCATTGCATACACATGCAAATATGAATAATATGCTCTTGGACTAAAGAATAACAAAGGAAGAATACCTGAAGCTCTAGCTTCTCCAGAACTGCCTGGTTCGCCATCAGTAATAGAATCTATTTGTCCATCACCAAGGTGGGATATCCCAGAAAGGAACATGTCCTTAAATAAGGACTCAGTAAAGCAGCTCTTACCAGTCTCCTCAAATTCTTGGTATCTTTCCAATGTTCGCTTAACAAAAGCTATTGCAGCTTGTTTGGCAATTTTCCCACTTTTCATCCCATGTGCATTGCGACCACAACAAGCCTattaataaaagcaaagttCACAATAATGAAACCATCCTACTAAAATGAAGAGTTTTCTAATGTTTATTTTAGAAACTAGACAACACTTGGGATGTATTAAAAAGGAAATTTGGAATATTCAAAACTTCAAAACTTGATAGAGGCttagataaacaaataaaaaactaGAAACATAAATGCTAGAAATAGAAAAAGTTGAACCCCATGAGATCATTTAGAGATTAAATGAGATACCAATGGAAGAAACACtgacatttttttataaaaaaactcCAACTGCATTTACCCTAGATTTGATTATGCATTTCCATCCTAAACAATTACTAATAACAtcaatttgaattttgattCATTAACCAGACAACCATTAATAACTACATTATATAAAAACCCTCGGAAAAATATACTCCCTCCATCCAATTTTTATAAGGGGTAATTGTGTTGGTGTTTAAATTAGGAAAgtggacattattttggaacgAACCAAAAAGAGATGGTAGAAAAAATTAAGTGGCATGGAGGGAGTATATTCATTAAATTTCAGATAATGGAGGATAGAGAACATTCAATATTACCATATATTTCTTATAAGCCATCTCTACGAGTTTGTCAAGAGCAAGCTGTTCAAAGTCCCTATAACATATGAAAAAACTTGATTATGCAAAGATCATGCAGAGATAATATAACAGATCATAAAGCATGCATATCCTTACTTCTCTTGACACACTCGTGTCTTATCAGCATAGTTCAGCAGTTTGTGCAGCATACCATTTTTTTCAGAAAcctataaattaaaaatcaaagatACAGTAAATAATTGCAACCAACAAATTTTTCGAAGTGTAGTATCCAAGGAATTATGTGTATTTCCATTCCTAATTCAGATATTAGTCACGCCTTAAAATTTGACAGAAATAAAGAAACTAGAGAGGAAGGGAGGGTGCGGGGAGGGGAGGGGGGATGGAATTATTTTGTCAGCCATATCTAATACATTAACTAACAGATCATACCAATTCCTGGTGCTTCTGGTCTAATCTACTGATGTCTCCACTAATTTCTTCGCCCCCACTCTGTGTCATGCCAGTCTGCATCAAGAAAAACTATCAAGGAATACAAGGGCAGAGTATAGAGTATAATACTGACAAGGTGAGTTAAAACCTACATCTGGTTCTGGGTAGATTCCGATATATTGAATCTCCAGGAGAAGTCTCTCATTTATTGACATTTTATTATACTGATAATCAGTACAAAGAACATCAGACATCATCGCTTTGTCTGGCAGTAGGCCATTTTGGGAATGATTATAATCTGATAAGAACTGGGTCTCTGTAACAGGCGTGATTTTGCTATCCAGACTATGGTCTGTCTCATCAAATGAATTTCCATTAGCATTTTTCCTATAGCCATTAGAAGCAGGGTGTCTTGAATCACTGCTGTACAGTGTTCTTGTATGGAACATATCCAATTCTGAATCCATGTCTAGATCAAATGTAGGCTGGTAAACATTGAACTTGGGATCTTCAGTTCCAGTGTAAGATAATTCTTCACCTGCTGCTTCAGGGATTAGAGCCGCCATCAGTCTCTGATAAAGGGAGACCTCAGCAGACTTCATTTTTCCTGAAGCTTCATGTTCTGCACTAAATTCAGCAGTCCTTGATTCACCCCCATCTCCCTCAAAACCATTTGGAAACATATTCAACTTGCCTGCCTCAGTTGTTACTGGGGTTGCTGTTCCCACGGCATTTCTACCATTTATCTGGAGAAAGGAGCAGAGATTGGAATATTGAAACTCAAAAACTCCAAAAATTAGTTAAATGCCTTTTTCTTAGAGATTGATTTAGTCACATTCATAAGAGCtagttcatttattttttattttgttatttttatattttgtaggGAGAAGGTGGAGATAAAATCATCTGACAAAGTTTATATAAGCACAGCTAAATGTGTCACCCAATAGGCACAAACTACTACTAAGAGGAAGCCAAATGAGAAGCTATTATAGAAATGACATATTCCCTCCATCCATTTTAAATAATGAAGTTCACTAGGTATGGAGATTAAGGGCAGTAAAAATTGGCAGGCATCTTTAAGAGTGCTGTTTTAAGTAATGTTTCGGTAAGTACTTGTCAAAGTAAATTTCAATTTGAGAATATCGTAAATGTTAACTACTTTACAAGGCTCTATTGTTTCAAAAGGTATCATGTAAAATGGGAATTCATGAGGGTAGCAATGCATGAATTCTCATTTTTCTGACAGAAGACAGAAGTGTAcacaattttcctttttttcctaTAGAATCTGTCTTGTTAGGAAACAACAAAGTATAACTACAGCATGCATGGTGTAAACAATATTCTTAGGCAAAATAGAACATGCAATTACCTGTTGATTCAAAAAGGCAATATCTATGTCTGATATAAAACGAAAGAGTGACTCCATCCGCTTCCAGAATGGGCTGGAAAGTGCTTGAGCTGCAACATGTTAAATCAGTAGGTCAATAAGAGTGTATAAGACAGTGTGACAAGGAATCTAAAACAAAAGTTTCAGTAATAAATTACCAGTGTTGGTAACATCATTTGCAGCAGCCAATAACTCTTCTTGTCCATCATCAGAACCAACTATGGAAAgggaaaaaaagagtaaataatAACAAAGTGACTACTGTCCTATATACGCAAATGCTCCTTGGTTATTAGGTCCAACTATATGCTACAATTACCTAGGAAATCTGCTGcagcattaattgttgattgcttctgacGTTTATAAGCCTTGCGATCAGAGAGCTTCCTTGTGGGAGGACGACCTGCTTTGCTGCATGAGAAGTCCCATAAAATTGTCAACGGTAACACAAACAAGTACTAAGAACCAAAATTATAAAGCAGTAAAAAAAGTCCCAACCTCTCAGTTTTATCAAAACTATTTCTAGAGCTTCTTAGTTGTTTTGCTGTCCCGACATTCCCAAGCTTTTCTACAGTTAAAGGCATGAGGGACCCACTGGAAGTAAAACTGCGACTGGACCTCCCTTGCCTACGTACACCATCACCATGCTCATCCCCACCTATCAACTTATTTTTTCTTGGTGGTAGCAGTAGATTTGACATCTTTTGGACATTCAACCCAGCTTTTCCATCCACCTCATCAGACCTCTTGCTCTTATCTTTGGACTTGGTTTCAGCAACACCTGACTCCTCACTTTCAGATGCAGCTGAGAAGTTGTCACTTTTTAATTTAAGCTG of Ipomoea triloba cultivar NCNSP0323 chromosome 3, ASM357664v1 contains these proteins:
- the LOC116013753 gene encoding uncharacterized protein LOC116013753, with protein sequence MSASNKYDLTSSSPDRPLYGSAQRGSYGASNMENPILSSLPNMTRSSSGATQGDVVKFFQCLRIDPKAMVTEHKLKQIDFKRLTSLALGVPLDDSPSVSSKGKTLSSSSPEDVRRLKLGLRESCSRARERGKIFYESSSVFQKCFPNVPSRKRSRSDVLSNDRNSALFSTERLASGTGISKMGTQSHSNMGGFEVEQQKSDERAKTAIPSKRTRTSMTDVRPNTPARPSGNLDRDRDLLRLPNSNTVQGEDRTPTSIAMEGWEKSRMKKKRSGIKPDASVNSAATKPIDGYREPKQGMQPRLLADARSRLSENHSFRHGTNTGGIGLGKADATSPQASIAVRSSFSKAEQDNGLLLHDRRDRPIGSEKEKLNVRAVNNTSKATAREDLSSGSPTSSSKLNGAARAPRSGAGVAPKLAPLVQRAAAANDWEVSHCTNKLPLTSAAGNRKRTASARSSSPPVGQWASQRPQKSSRTARRTNFPIVSNNGETPAPDNSAEVAGNERRLSGSSPQQLKLKSDNFSAASESEESGVAETKSKDKSKRSDEVDGKAGLNVQKMSNLLLPPRKNKLIGGDEHGDGVRRQGRSSRSFTSSGSLMPLTVEKLGNVGTAKQLRSSRNSFDKTESKAGRPPTRKLSDRKAYKRQKQSTINAAADFLVGSDDGQEELLAAANDVTNTAQALSSPFWKRMESLFRFISDIDIAFLNQQINGRNAVGTATPVTTEAGKLNMFPNGFEGDGGESRTAEFSAEHEASGKMKSAEVSLYQRLMAALIPEAAGEELSYTGTEDPKFNVYQPTFDLDMDSELDMFHTRTLYSSDSRHPASNGYRKNANGNSFDETDHSLDSKITPVTETQFLSDYNHSQNGLLPDKAMMSDVLCTDYQYNKMSINERLLLEIQYIGIYPEPDTGMTQSGGEEISGDISRLDQKHQELVSEKNGMLHKLLNYADKTRVCQEKDFEQLALDKLVEMAYKKYMACCGRNAHGMKSGKIAKQAAIAFVKRTLERYQEFEETGKSCFTESLFKDMFLSGISHLGDGQIDSITDGEPGSSGEARASASLGKQQSPSSNQEIFAEGNVAFEVNRVKRRELFLDDVGNKIGTSGIGSSLSSTAKGKRSERDREGKGNNREVLSRNGSTKIGRPASGNVKGERKPKAKPKQKTTQLSTSLNGLVGKIPEQSKPTGPSIAKASEFSSNGTPKDKNDSNSEELEDPIDLSGLQLPGMDVLGVPDDLGGQGQDIGSWLNFDDDGLQDHDFMGLEIPMDDLSDLNMIV